The segment ACAGCGGGTCCGGCCTCTACCGCTTCCTGCTGCAGGAGGTGGAGGAACCGGAGCGCATCGACATCTGGACGTCGACCGACCGGCGCGCGATCAGCGACGGCCAGGCGAACACCGGCCGGCTGGTCCTGCTTCCGGGTGACGTCGGCAGCGGCGACTTCCCGAAGCGGACCGACCTCGAGGACCAGTGCCTCAACCTGTTCCTGCGGCTCAACGAGGAGTTCAGCCTCTGCATGGTCGATCTCAGCGCCGGGCGGAACCTGGCCGTCGAGATGGCCCTGAAGGTGACCGCCAGGCCGGAGATGCGCAACATCATGAGCCGCTGGCTGGTCTTCCACCGGTGGACCCGGCAGCACGTGGTGGCGGCCGGCGGTCTCGTCAACGGTCCCCGCGGCCTGCTCGCCAACGCCGAGGCGGCGGGCCACGACCGGCAGCAGTTCGCCAACAATCTTCGATACGTCCGGACCGCGGTGAT is part of the Actinoplanes sp. NBC_00393 genome and harbors:
- a CDS encoding SCO2523 family variant P-loop protein, with translation MFVFAASDKGGTGRSVTSSNLLYRSALQGNDVCYLDFDFGSPTAGAIFGIEKAENGTHSGSGLYRFLLQEVEEPERIDIWTSTDRRAISDGQANTGRLVLLPGDVGSGDFPKRTDLEDQCLNLFLRLNEEFSLCMVDLSAGRNLAVEMALKVTARPEMRNIMSRWLVFHRWTRQHVVAAGGLVNGPRGLLANAEAAGHDRQQFANNLRYVRTAVIDPTPSTHSGLTAKQDVWLTECNQRLTRLAGQHQVGKNLVLGTVPLDPMLQWQEQLITDKDVVAGVAKQETRNAFDSLARRLVDDSAWETL